A region of the Corynebacterium endometrii genome:
TTAGGGATAGGCGCCGTCAACCGCGCCAGCACGGTGTCCCAATTTGCTGGCGGTAAGGGAGTCAACGTGAGCCACGCGCTGCGCCTGGCCGGCGATGAAACCGTGGCGGTTTTTCCCGCAAATAAACATGACGCCTTCATCACCATCACAGCTGCATCCGATATTCCCTTCGAGGCCGTACCAATGGACGCGCACGTCCGCATGAACACCACGATCACCGATGACAGCGGCGTGACCACCAAGGTTAACGGCCCTGGCCCAATGGTCAGCGAGGAGGTCCAAAGCCAGCTTATAGAGTCGGTTATAGCCCTTGCCGCTCGAGCCGAATGGGTCGTTATGGCCGGCTCGCTTCCCCAGGGCATGCCAGCGGACTGGTACTCCCAGGTAATTGCGGAGCTTCGCGCACGGGTGCCGCACGTAAAAATCGCTGTGGATACTTCCGATAAACCAATGAAAGCCCTCGGGGACAATCTCCGTACCGCGGCGCCTGATTTGATAAAGCCCAATAGCCTAGAGCTTGGCCAGCTGACCGGAACTGACGGTTCTGCGCTGGAAACGGCGGCTGAAGCAGGAGACTTTTCCGGCGTAGTTGCGGCCGCGCGCCAGGTTAATGAGCGCGGCGTACCAATGGTCCTGGTTACTTTGGGTTCAGCGGGAGCGGCGCTGGTCACTAAAGATGGCGCCTGGATCGCAAGCCCGCCCCCGGTCGAGGTGCGCTCCACCGTTGGGGCCGGGGACAGCTCATTGGCCGGTTTCATCATGGGAGTCTCGCGCGGTTTAGACCTGCCCGGTTCTTTGGCCAATGCGGTTGCCTACGGAACCGCCGCGGCCGGCCTACCCGGCACCACCATGCCTAACCCCGAAGACGTTGATATCGCTCATACCTCCGTCGCCGCTATCGAAGGAATCCCTCTTCCTTAAATTCTTTTTGAATTCTTTTGCCTCTAGACCTAATTTTTTATCTCTCCCAAAGAAAGGGCCTAAATCATGGCCACGCGAATTATTACCCCACAGCTAGTGGGACTCGACGTTGACTACGGATCGTCTGTAGAAGAAGTCATCCTCAACCTCGCCACGCTTGTCAGCGATGCGGGGCGCGCAAGGGACGCATCGAAGCTTGCAGCCGCTGCCACCGAGCGCGAGCGCAAGGCAGGTACCGGCGTACCCGGCAAGGTCGCCATCCCCCACTGCCGTAGCGGCGAAGTGAGCGAACCAACGCTAGCCTTCGCCCGTCTGGCGAAACCGGTGGATTTCTCCGGCCCAGACGGAGACGCGGAACTGGTATTCCTGATTGCTGCGCCCGAAGGCGGCGGCAAAGCGCACCTGAAGATCCTGTCTAAGCTGGCCCGGTCCCTAGTCAAAGAGGATTTCCTAGAGGCTCTGCGCCAGGCCGGCTCGAAAGAAGAGATTGTATCCCTGGTCGCGGGCGTCGTTGAGGGCGAAAAGAAACCACACAAGGCTGAGCCTGCAGCGCCGCAGGCCGATAACGCCGGTGCCAGCGCCGTCGCCGGCGCGCACGGAAACTCGGCAGCCAGCACCGCGCCGATGCGGATTGTTGCCATCACCGCATGCCCAACCGGAATCGCACACACTTACATGGCGGCCGATGCGCTTAGCCAAGCGGCCGGCAGGCGCGATGACGTGGAGCTTACGGTGGAAACCCAAGGTTCGTCCAACGATGCGCCCATCAAGCAGTCAGTAATCGATAGCGCTGACGCAGTGATCTTTGCCACCGACGTCGGGGTGCGCGACAAGGAACGATTCGCTGGAAAACCGGTCATCGAATCCGGCGTAAAGCGCGCCATCAATGAACCAGATGTGATGCTCGATGAGGCCATTGCTGCTACTCAGAATCCTCGCGCCCGCAAGGTGGCCGGCGTGGCGCCGGGTGAGCATAAAGCGGATGATGAGGGTCAGGGCTTGTCCCTAGGCAAGAAACTGCAACAGGCGATTATGACCGGCGTTTCCTACATGGTCCCGTTCGTCGCCGCGGGCGGCCTCCTGCTGGCTCTGGGTTTCCTGTTCGGTGGTTACGATATGGCCAACGGCTGGCAACACATTGCTACCAATTACTCCTTGACCAACCTGCCGGGCAATACCATGGAAATCGACGGCGCAACCATTACCTTCGATCGCTCCGGCTTGGCCCTGTACATCGGCTCGGTTCTTTTCGCCACCGGCCAAGCGGCGATGGGATTCATCGTCGCCGCACTTTCTGGCTTTATCGCCTACGCGCTCGCCGGGCGCCCCGGCATCGCCCCGGGCTTTGTGGGCGGAGCCGTATCCGTCACCGTCGGCGCGGGCTTTATTGGCGGCCTCATCACAGGTCTCATCGCTGGCTTCATTGCAATGTGGATCGGCTCATGGAAGACCCCTCGTTGGCTATCTTCCCTGATGCCAGTGGTTATCATCCCACTTTTGACTTCCCTTATCGTTGGCCTCCTGATGTTCCTGCTGCTAGGCGCACCTCTAGCGTTGGC
Encoded here:
- a CDS encoding PTS fructose transporter subunit IIABC codes for the protein MATRIITPQLVGLDVDYGSSVEEVILNLATLVSDAGRARDASKLAAAATERERKAGTGVPGKVAIPHCRSGEVSEPTLAFARLAKPVDFSGPDGDAELVFLIAAPEGGGKAHLKILSKLARSLVKEDFLEALRQAGSKEEIVSLVAGVVEGEKKPHKAEPAAPQADNAGASAVAGAHGNSAASTAPMRIVAITACPTGIAHTYMAADALSQAAGRRDDVELTVETQGSSNDAPIKQSVIDSADAVIFATDVGVRDKERFAGKPVIESGVKRAINEPDVMLDEAIAATQNPRARKVAGVAPGEHKADDEGQGLSLGKKLQQAIMTGVSYMVPFVAAGGLLLALGFLFGGYDMANGWQHIATNYSLTNLPGNTMEIDGATITFDRSGLALYIGSVLFATGQAAMGFIVAALSGFIAYALAGRPGIAPGFVGGAVSVTVGAGFIGGLITGLIAGFIAMWIGSWKTPRWLSSLMPVVIIPLLTSLIVGLLMFLLLGAPLALAMTGLQDWLASLTGSSAVLLGIILGLMMCFDLGGPVNKAAYLFATAGLSTGDEASMQIMAAVMAAGMVPPIALSIATFMRAKLFTPAEQENGKSAWLLGLSFVSEGAIPFAAADPFRVIPAMMAGGAVTGALSMALGVGSRAPHGGIFVFFAIDPVWGYFIAIAAGVVVSALVVIALKQFWPNETIEKAAADKAAADASTGAPV
- a CDS encoding 1-phosphofructokinase family hexose kinase, which produces MIITLTPNPSIDATLELEEPLGIGAVNRASTVSQFAGGKGVNVSHALRLAGDETVAVFPANKHDAFITITAASDIPFEAVPMDAHVRMNTTITDDSGVTTKVNGPGPMVSEEVQSQLIESVIALAARAEWVVMAGSLPQGMPADWYSQVIAELRARVPHVKIAVDTSDKPMKALGDNLRTAAPDLIKPNSLELGQLTGTDGSALETAAEAGDFSGVVAAARQVNERGVPMVLVTLGSAGAALVTKDGAWIASPPPVEVRSTVGAGDSSLAGFIMGVSRGLDLPGSLANAVAYGTAAAGLPGTTMPNPEDVDIAHTSVAAIEGIPLP